The Victivallis lenta region ATTTCCGATACAATAACGCAGATGCCGCTCCATGTCAAGGGCGTACCGCAGAAATTTGCGTACAATCGGAGCCCTCCTGACTGCGGTTCGGCACGGAACATACGGACCGCCCGGCCGTTCCCGGCCGGTTTCTCCGGCACGGGGGAAATGAAAGGCGGGGCCGGGGGATTTTCAGGTCTTTTCTTCCGGCTTCCGGCTTGAAAAAGAGGGTTTCCGGCGATATTTTCTCTGCATGCTTATCTATGTGAAAATCACGAATTTTGCGTTGATTGAGGAGTCCGAGCTGGAGTTCGGGCCCGGTTTCAACGTCGTCACCGGGGAATCCGGGGCGGGCAAATCGATCCTGATGGGTGCGGTTGAGCTGCTGCTCGGCGGCCGGGTCGACAAGGGAGTGATCCGCAACGGGTGCGACCGTTGCATGGTGTGCGGCGGATTTGCCGTGCCGGCGGGGCTGGCCGGTGCGGTCGGCGCGATTCTCGTTCCGGCCGGAATTCCGTTCGATCCGGCGGAGCCGCTGCAGCTGCGGAGGGTGATCGGGCAGTCGAGCGTCCGCAATTATGTGAACGACACGCCGGTCAGCGCGCGGCTGCTGGCTTCGGTCGGGGAGCAGCTGATCGATCTTCACGGCGCGAACGAGCAGCTTTCGCTGACGGTCCCGGCCCGGCAGCTCGATTTGCTGGATCGTTACGCCGGTGCGGAGGAGGCGGCTGCCCTCTGCGGCAGGATCGCCGGAGAGCTCGAAGCCCTGGCGAAGGAGCGCGAGGAGTTCGACCGGCAGACGCCGGACGAGGCCGAGCGGAGCCGTCTCGAGCTTCAGCTCGAAGACATCGACAAGGTCAACCCGGCGCCGGGCGAGGATGAAGAGCTTTCGGCTCGGTTCAAGGTGGCGGGGAATTCGCGGCAGGTGCTTGAAACGGCCGGGCAGCTGACCGCGGCGCTGACTGAGGGGGAAGACTCGGTGGCAGACCGGCTCGGGAGCGTTTACCGCAGGCTGCTCGAACTGTCGCGCATCGATGAGGCGCTGGCGGCGGGGCTGCTTGAGGAGTGCGACCGGATTCAGGAAGATGTGAGCGCGCTTTCGGGCCGCGTTGCGGAGCTGGCGGACAAAGTGGACCTGGACCCGGAGGCGCTGGCCGCGATTGAGAGCCGGCTGGGAGAATTGTTTACGATCAAGCGGCGTTACGGGCCGACGCTCGAGCAGGTGCTGGCGGTGCGCGGGGAGGCGTTCCGGCGGCTGGAGCTGTACCGGAATACCGCTGTGCGCCGCCAGGAGTTCGAGCGCCGGAAGGCGGAGCTGACGGCTGAGCTGCGCCGGGCGGCGGAAAAGCTGTCGGCGCTGCGGAAAAAGAAGGCGGCGGAGTTTGCGGAGCGGGTGCGTTCGAAGCTCGGAGCGATCGGGTTTGCGAAATG contains the following coding sequences:
- the recN gene encoding DNA repair protein RecN; this translates as MLIYVKITNFALIEESELEFGPGFNVVTGESGAGKSILMGAVELLLGGRVDKGVIRNGCDRCMVCGGFAVPAGLAGAVGAILVPAGIPFDPAEPLQLRRVIGQSSVRNYVNDTPVSARLLASVGEQLIDLHGANEQLSLTVPARQLDLLDRYAGAEEAAALCGRIAGELEALAKEREEFDRQTPDEAERSRLELQLEDIDKVNPAPGEDEELSARFKVAGNSRQVLETAGQLTAALTEGEDSVADRLGSVYRRLLELSRIDEALAAGLLEECDRIQEDVSALSGRVAELADKVDLDPEALAAIESRLGELFTIKRRYGPTLEQVLAVRGEAFRRLELYRNTAVRRQEFERRKAELTAELRRAAEKLSALRKKKAAEFAERVRSKLGAIGFAKCVLEVAFSEVEPGPNGMDRVELLFSANAGESVHPLRKIASSGELSRLMLALKTVLADADSIPVVVFDEIDVNIGGETANRVGEELHHLGRNRQILCISHLAQVAARADRHFRVEKHTEEGRTFSECRELDAEGRVREIGRMLGGGESAVTHARAILSKIKEQ